The Euphorbia lathyris chromosome 8, ddEupLath1.1, whole genome shotgun sequence genome has a window encoding:
- the LOC136202145 gene encoding uncharacterized protein isoform X1, with the protein MDLPKEIEVYIKETIDDSLGLPVSANTLQLKLRATEDAHRRLNDEYLSLLDKSRDRDKLMDRTKAESTMNALALKKFVSENQRLVKKCASLASQCKKWEKECALYERDREALMDFGNEADERAKEAEFKVCQLEDVLERLSEELHSVKHESEIQGAGSSSKTKDIEYRILESILITLVSEEETELGRAFLESNRGFESYQQLLKMWKSLRPTTQMALSLAAQVNMLQKEKENLRVNLYKAEEEVNMVSAENNMLRAENKRLLKQQRYLDREGSGSKHSSSVSSKEKQCEQNRHGSGSSHSNSVSSSKGKHHDQNRDGSGGSNHSNSVSSSSKGGNKRKSSSLVDMKIDSKYIDSLRQPLSPLELNSPESCRKHKK; encoded by the exons ATGGATCTTCCTAAAGAAATCGAAGTTTACATAAAAGAAACAATTGATGATTCCTTAGGTCTCCCAGTCTCTGCAAACACTCTTCAGTTGAAGCTTCGTGCTACTGAGGATGCTCATCGCCGCCTCAACGATGAGTACCTTAGTCTTCTCGACAAATCGCGTGATAGAGATAAACTTATGGATCGAACCAAG GCGGAATCGACTATGAATGCTTTAGCGTTGAAGAAGTTTGTAAGTGAAAACCAGAGATTGGTGAAGAAGTGTGCATCTTTGGCTAGTCAGTGTAAAAAATGGGAGAAGGAGTGTGCACTTTATGAACGCGATAGAGAAGCTTTAATGGATTTTGGAAACGAGGCTGATGAGAGGGCAAAGGAAGCCGAGTTCAAGGTTTGTCAATTGGAAGACGTTTTGGAGAGGCTATCCGAGGAATTGCATTCCGTCAAGCATGAGTCCGAGATTCAAGGG GCTGGTTCATCTTCTAAGACCAAAGATATAGAATACCGTATACTCGAGTCAATTTTAATTACATTGGTcagtgaagaagaaactgagttagGCCGTGCATTTTTAGAGTCTAACAGGGGGTTCGAGTCGTACCAGCAGTTGCTGAAAATGTGGAAAAG CTTGAGGCCAACAACTCAGATGGCTTTGTCTCTAGCAGCTCAAGTGAACATGCTTCAGAAAGAGAAGGAAAATCTCAGGGTCAATCTGTATAAAGCAGAAGAGGAG GTGAATATGGTATCTGCAGAAAATAACATGCTGCGTGCCGAGAACAAAAGGTTATTGAAGCAACAACGGTATCTGGACCGAGAGGGTTCTGGTAGTAAGCATTCGAGCAGTGTATCTAGCAAG GAGAAACAATGCGAGCAGAACCGACATGGTTCTGGTAGTAGCCATTCGAACAGTGTCTCTAGCAGCAAG GGGAAACACCATGATCAGAACCGAGATGGTTCCGGTGGTAGTAACCATTCAAACAGTGTATCTAGCAGCAGCAAG GGGGGGAACAAGCGAAAATCGAGTAGCCTAGTTGATATGAAGATCGATTCGAAGTACATAGATTCATTGAGACAGCCACTCTCACCATTGGAACTAAATTCTCCTGAATCTTGTAGAAAACATAAGAAGTGA
- the LOC136202145 gene encoding uncharacterized protein isoform X2, translating to MDLPKEIEVYIKETIDDSLGLPVSANTLQLKLRATEDAHRRLNDEYLSLLDKSRDRDKLMDRTKAESTMNALALKKFVSENQRLVKKCASLASQCKKWEKECALYERDREALMDFGNEADERAKEAEFKVCQLEDVLERLSEELHSVKHESEIQGAGSSSKTKDIEYRILESILITLVSEEETELGRAFLESNRGFESYQQLLKMWKSLRPTTQMALSLAAQVNMLQKEKENLRVNLYKAEEEVNMVSAENNMLRAENKRLLKQQRYLDREGSGSKHSSSVSSKEKQCEQNRHGSGSSHSNSVSSSKGKHHDQNRDGSGGSNHSNSVSSSSKIPDFLR from the exons ATGGATCTTCCTAAAGAAATCGAAGTTTACATAAAAGAAACAATTGATGATTCCTTAGGTCTCCCAGTCTCTGCAAACACTCTTCAGTTGAAGCTTCGTGCTACTGAGGATGCTCATCGCCGCCTCAACGATGAGTACCTTAGTCTTCTCGACAAATCGCGTGATAGAGATAAACTTATGGATCGAACCAAG GCGGAATCGACTATGAATGCTTTAGCGTTGAAGAAGTTTGTAAGTGAAAACCAGAGATTGGTGAAGAAGTGTGCATCTTTGGCTAGTCAGTGTAAAAAATGGGAGAAGGAGTGTGCACTTTATGAACGCGATAGAGAAGCTTTAATGGATTTTGGAAACGAGGCTGATGAGAGGGCAAAGGAAGCCGAGTTCAAGGTTTGTCAATTGGAAGACGTTTTGGAGAGGCTATCCGAGGAATTGCATTCCGTCAAGCATGAGTCCGAGATTCAAGGG GCTGGTTCATCTTCTAAGACCAAAGATATAGAATACCGTATACTCGAGTCAATTTTAATTACATTGGTcagtgaagaagaaactgagttagGCCGTGCATTTTTAGAGTCTAACAGGGGGTTCGAGTCGTACCAGCAGTTGCTGAAAATGTGGAAAAG CTTGAGGCCAACAACTCAGATGGCTTTGTCTCTAGCAGCTCAAGTGAACATGCTTCAGAAAGAGAAGGAAAATCTCAGGGTCAATCTGTATAAAGCAGAAGAGGAG GTGAATATGGTATCTGCAGAAAATAACATGCTGCGTGCCGAGAACAAAAGGTTATTGAAGCAACAACGGTATCTGGACCGAGAGGGTTCTGGTAGTAAGCATTCGAGCAGTGTATCTAGCAAG GAGAAACAATGCGAGCAGAACCGACATGGTTCTGGTAGTAGCCATTCGAACAGTGTCTCTAGCAGCAAG GGGAAACACCATGATCAGAACCGAGATGGTTCCGGTGGTAGTAACCATTCAAACAGTGTATCTAGCAGCAGCAAG ATTCCGGATTTCCTCCGATGA